The following are encoded in a window of uncultured Pseudomonas sp. genomic DNA:
- a CDS encoding molybdopterin oxidoreductase family protein codes for MTKSLHHRACHLCEAICGLTIETEVQSDGSTQIRSIKGDAQDTFSRGHICPKAVALQDIQSDPDRLRQPMRRVGSEWQAIDWGEAFALVAERFSAIQAAHGKNAVAVYQGNPSVHNYGLMTHSNYFLGLLKTRNRYSATSVDQLPHHLTSHLMYGHGLLIPIPDIDHTDFMLILGGNPLASNGSIMTVPDVEKRLKAIQKRGGKLVVVDPRRSETAAIADQHVFVRPGQDAALLFGLLNTLFEEDLGRSSHLAIDGLDQVRQAIAGFTAETMSTRCGVPAQVIRQLARDFAAAESAVCYGRMGVSTQAFGTLCQWLVQLINLVTGNVDRVGGVLCTEPAVDMVASTSGGNFNRWQSRVSGLPEYGGELPVSALAEEMLTEGEGQVRALVTVAGNPVLSTPNGRQLEQALDGLEFMLSIDFYINETTRYADLILPPTGPLEHDHYDTTFNMFAVRNVTRFNEAVLAKPVGALHDWEIFVGLAKAFAGKNGLELKPTMAPEQMIDMGLRAGAYGDKSEHKLSLATLREHPHGLDLGALKPNLVGRLKTINQQVQAAPAVIMADLQRFAEQPAVKADELLLIGRRHVRSNNSWMHNYHRLVKGKPRHQLLMHPADLSLRGLIDGQRVRVRSRVGVIEVEVAASDEMMAGVVSLPHGWGHARPGVQMSIASAQPGASANDLTDERQLDSLSGNAALNGVPVQVEAA; via the coding sequence ATGACCAAGTCCCTCCATCACCGTGCGTGTCATCTCTGCGAGGCCATCTGTGGCCTGACCATCGAAACAGAAGTACAAAGCGATGGTTCCACGCAGATCCGCTCGATCAAGGGCGATGCCCAGGATACCTTCAGCCGCGGCCATATCTGCCCCAAAGCGGTGGCCCTGCAAGATATTCAGAGTGATCCCGACCGTCTGCGCCAGCCGATGCGCCGCGTGGGTAGCGAGTGGCAGGCGATTGATTGGGGCGAGGCCTTCGCGCTGGTAGCCGAGCGCTTCAGCGCGATTCAGGCGGCACACGGCAAAAACGCTGTGGCGGTGTATCAGGGCAATCCCAGCGTGCATAACTACGGCCTGATGACCCACAGCAATTACTTTCTCGGCCTGTTGAAAACCCGCAACCGCTATTCCGCCACCTCGGTTGATCAGTTACCGCATCACCTGACCAGTCACTTGATGTATGGCCACGGTTTGCTGATTCCGATTCCGGATATCGATCACACTGACTTTATGCTGATTTTGGGCGGCAATCCGCTGGCTTCCAACGGCAGCATCATGACTGTGCCGGATGTGGAGAAACGCCTTAAAGCCATTCAGAAACGCGGCGGCAAGCTGGTAGTAGTTGACCCGCGCCGCAGTGAAACCGCCGCGATTGCCGACCAGCACGTGTTCGTGCGGCCGGGGCAGGATGCCGCGCTGTTGTTCGGCCTGCTTAACACCCTGTTTGAGGAAGACCTCGGCCGTAGCAGCCATTTGGCGATAGATGGGCTGGATCAGGTGCGTCAGGCCATCGCCGGCTTTACTGCTGAAACCATGAGCACCCGCTGCGGGGTGCCGGCGCAGGTGATCCGTCAGTTGGCGCGGGACTTTGCCGCTGCCGAATCGGCGGTGTGCTACGGCCGTATGGGCGTTTCGACCCAGGCGTTCGGCACCTTGTGTCAGTGGCTGGTGCAACTGATCAACCTGGTCACAGGCAACGTCGACCGGGTGGGCGGTGTGCTTTGTACTGAGCCGGCTGTGGACATGGTGGCGTCGACCTCTGGCGGCAACTTCAACCGCTGGCAGAGTCGCGTATCCGGCTTGCCGGAGTACGGCGGTGAGTTGCCGGTATCCGCCCTGGCTGAGGAAATGCTCACTGAGGGCGAAGGGCAGGTGCGCGCCCTGGTGACGGTGGCCGGCAACCCGGTGCTGTCGACACCCAATGGGCGTCAGTTGGAGCAGGCGCTAGATGGCCTGGAGTTTATGCTCAGCATCGACTTCTATATCAATGAAACCACCCGTTATGCCGACCTGATCCTGCCGCCAACCGGGCCGCTGGAGCATGATCACTACGACACCACCTTTAATATGTTCGCCGTGCGCAATGTCACCCGCTTTAACGAAGCGGTTTTGGCCAAGCCAGTGGGCGCGCTGCATGATTGGGAAATTTTCGTCGGCCTGGCCAAGGCTTTTGCCGGCAAGAATGGCCTGGAGCTCAAGCCGACCATGGCGCCTGAACAGATGATCGACATGGGTCTGCGTGCCGGTGCCTATGGCGATAAATCGGAACATAAACTGTCTCTGGCTACGCTGCGCGAACACCCGCACGGTCTCGACCTGGGCGCACTCAAGCCGAACCTGGTCGGGCGCCTGAAAACCATCAATCAGCAGGTGCAGGCTGCGCCGGCGGTGATCATGGCCGACCTGCAACGCTTTGCCGAACAACCAGCGGTCAAGGCCGACGAGCTACTGCTGATTGGCCGCCGCCATGTGCGCAGCAATAACTCCTGGATGCATAACTACCATCGCCTGGTTAAAGGCAAACCGCGCCATCAGCTGTTGATGCACCCGGCAGACCTGAGCCTGCGTGGGCTGATAGATGGTCAACGAGTGCGCGTGCGTTCGCGGGTTGGGGTGATTGAGGTCGAGGTCGCCGCCAGCGACGAGATGATGGCCGGCGTGGTCAGCCTGCCGCATGGCTGGGGCCATGCGCGGCCTGGCGTACAGATGAGCATTGCCAGCGCGCAACCGGGTGCCAGCGCCAATGACCTGACCGATGAACGGCAACTCGACAGCCTGTCCGGTAATGCCGCGCTGAATGGTGTGCCGGTGCAGGTGGAGGCGGCCTGA
- the grxD gene encoding Grx4 family monothiol glutaredoxin: MDIIETIKEQIAANTVLLYMKGSPNAPQCGFSSKAAQAVMACGEKFAYVDILQNPEIRANLPKYANWPTFPQLWVGGELVGGSDIMAEMFDKGELQTLIKEAVQKADA; this comes from the coding sequence ATGGATATCATCGAAACCATCAAAGAGCAGATCGCCGCTAACACCGTTCTGCTGTACATGAAAGGCTCGCCGAACGCTCCGCAGTGCGGCTTTTCTTCCAAGGCTGCGCAGGCTGTGATGGCTTGTGGCGAGAAGTTCGCCTACGTCGACATCCTGCAGAACCCGGAAATCCGCGCCAATCTGCCGAAGTACGCCAACTGGCCAACTTTCCCGCAACTGTGGGTTGGCGGTGAGCTGGTCGGCGGTAGCGATATCATGGCGGAAATGTTCGACAAGGGTGAGCTGCAGACCCTGATCAAAGAGGCTGTGCAGAAAGCCGACGCGTAA
- the bfr gene encoding bacterioferritin — protein sequence MKGDKKVIQHLNKILGNELVAINQYFLHARMYEDWGLKKLGEHEYHESIDEMKHADKLIKRILFLEGLPNLQDLGKILIGENTQEMLECDLKIEHKALIDLKAAIAYCESVGDYASREMLEDILCSEEEHIDWLETQLSLINSVGLQNYLQSQMDE from the coding sequence ATGAAAGGCGACAAGAAAGTCATTCAGCATCTGAACAAGATCCTCGGTAACGAGCTGGTCGCGATCAACCAGTACTTCCTGCATGCGCGCATGTATGAGGACTGGGGCCTGAAGAAACTCGGTGAGCACGAGTACCACGAGTCCATCGACGAGATGAAGCATGCGGACAAGCTAATCAAGCGCATCCTGTTCCTTGAGGGCCTGCCGAACCTGCAAGACCTCGGCAAGATCCTGATCGGTGAAAACACTCAGGAAATGCTTGAGTGCGACCTGAAGATCGAACACAAGGCGCTGATTGATCTGAAAGCGGCAATTGCCTACTGCGAAAGCGTCGGCGATTACGCCAGCCGCGAAATGCTGGAAGACATCCTCTGCTCCGAGGAGGAGCACATCGACTGGCTGGAAACTCAGCTCAGCTTGATCAACTCGGTCGGCCTGCAGAACTACCTGCAGTCGCAGATGGACGAATAA
- a CDS encoding bacterioferritin-associated ferredoxin, translated as MYVCLCEGVTDGQIREAIYEGCCSYRDVRATLGVASQCGKCACLAKQVVRETLSDVQSSQAAMAYPANFVAA; from the coding sequence ATGTACGTCTGTCTCTGCGAAGGTGTTACTGACGGTCAGATCCGCGAAGCCATTTATGAAGGCTGCTGCAGCTACCGTGATGTCCGCGCGACCCTCGGGGTTGCCAGCCAATGCGGCAAATGCGCCTGCCTGGCCAAGCAAGTGGTACGCGAAACCTTGAGCGACGTGCAAAGCAGCCAGGCCGCCATGGCCTACCCGGCAAACTTTGTTGCCGCCTGA
- the flgB gene encoding flagellar basal body rod protein FlgB, with the protein MSISFDRALGIHEKALGFRTQRAEVLANNIANADTPNFKARDLQFASVLAEQSAQGQRGAASLNRTNSQHIPADGVTLSDASLAYRTPMQASIDQNTVDLQIEQSNYAENSVQFQASFTLLNSKFKGLVSALRGD; encoded by the coding sequence ATGAGCATCAGTTTCGATCGGGCACTCGGCATTCATGAAAAAGCTCTCGGCTTTCGCACCCAGCGTGCCGAGGTGCTGGCCAACAACATTGCCAACGCAGACACGCCTAATTTCAAAGCGCGTGACCTGCAGTTCGCCAGTGTATTAGCCGAGCAAAGCGCTCAGGGCCAGCGCGGCGCGGCCAGCCTGAATCGAACCAATAGTCAGCATATTCCTGCTGATGGCGTGACGCTCAGCGATGCCAGCCTGGCGTATCGCACGCCGATGCAGGCCTCGATTGATCAGAACACCGTCGACCTGCAAATCGAACAATCCAACTACGCAGAGAACTCGGTGCAGTTCCAAGCCAGTTTCACTCTGCTCAACAGCAAATTCAAAGGGCTGGTCAGCGCCCTGCGCGGCGATTAA
- the flgC gene encoding flagellar basal body rod protein FlgC, translated as MSLTSVFNIAGMGMSAQSTRLNTISSNIANAETVSSSIDQTYRARHPVFATVYQSAQDGGRGSLFADQDNAGAGVQVLGVVEDQSSLVPRYEPNHPAADEGGYVYYPNVNVVEEMADMISASRAFQTNTEMMNTAKQMMQRVLTLGQ; from the coding sequence ATGTCACTTACCAGTGTTTTCAACATCGCCGGAATGGGTATGAGCGCCCAGAGCACTCGCCTGAACACCATCTCCAGCAACATCGCCAACGCCGAGACGGTTTCCTCGAGCATTGATCAGACTTACCGCGCGCGTCATCCGGTGTTCGCCACCGTGTACCAGTCAGCGCAAGACGGTGGTCGTGGCTCGTTGTTCGCCGATCAGGACAATGCCGGTGCCGGCGTCCAGGTGCTGGGAGTGGTCGAAGATCAAAGCAGCCTGGTGCCACGCTATGAGCCCAACCACCCAGCGGCCGATGAGGGCGGTTATGTCTACTACCCCAACGTCAATGTGGTGGAGGAAATGGCCGACATGATTTCCGCCAGTCGGGCTTTCCAGACCAACACCGAAATGATGAACACCGCCAAGCAAATGATGCAGCGCGTATTGACCCTAGGTCAGTAA
- the flgD gene encoding flagellar hook assembly protein FlgD, with translation MSTIGDVSGTALDQYQIKQGSSQNKELGKNEFLNLLVAQLNNQNPLEPQGNGEFIAQLAQFSQVEGIEKLNTSMGSLVSGYQSSQALQASSLVGRKVIVPTDKAVVDTSESFKASLVLPASSSNVYVNIYDKSGSAVSRVNLGDQAAGNVSFIWDGKDSSGNLLPPGTYKFEAQATYAEGTKGLYTMLPANVDSVTLGGSELMLNLAGLGSVPMSQVQVIGQ, from the coding sequence ATGAGCACGATTGGCGATGTCAGCGGTACGGCGCTGGACCAATACCAGATCAAGCAGGGCAGCAGTCAGAACAAGGAACTCGGCAAAAACGAGTTTCTTAATTTGCTGGTGGCCCAGTTGAATAACCAGAACCCGCTTGAGCCGCAGGGCAATGGTGAGTTTATCGCTCAGCTGGCGCAGTTCAGCCAGGTTGAAGGCATCGAGAAACTCAACACCAGCATGGGCTCCTTGGTCAGTGGCTATCAGTCTTCCCAAGCGCTGCAGGCGTCTTCGCTGGTCGGGCGTAAGGTCATCGTGCCGACGGACAAGGCGGTGGTCGACACCAGCGAGAGCTTTAAAGCCAGTCTGGTTTTGCCGGCTAGCAGCAGCAACGTCTACGTCAATATTTACGACAAGTCAGGTTCGGCAGTAAGCCGAGTCAACTTGGGCGATCAGGCCGCCGGTAACGTCAGCTTTATCTGGGATGGTAAGGACTCCAGCGGCAATCTGTTGCCGCCCGGCACCTATAAGTTCGAGGCACAAGCTACTTATGCTGAAGGCACCAAGGGGCTTTACACCATGCTGCCGGCTAACGTCGACAGCGTCACCCTAGGCGGCAGCGAGTTGATGTTGAACCTGGCAGGGCTTGGCAGCGTGCCTATGTCGCAAGTACAGGTTATCGGTCAGTAA